Proteins encoded by one window of Candidatus Paceibacterota bacterium:
- a CDS encoding PrsW family glutamic-type intramembrane protease, giving the protein MANMILPNIDAYFYSLLGGVLPAIFWLWFWLRQDKLNPEPKRLLAFVFIVGMLSVAFVIPLQQYVQSFLEEGVQTLSAWAFIEEVIKFLAFFIIVWSSRFLDEPIDCAMYLITAALGFAAAENALFLIDPIENGNLAEGFITGNLRFLGAAVLHAEGSALIGIALGLAFYARSYIRTIALILGLFAATALHTLFNFFIMNDEHNNVLGVFAFFWIVAVLILLVFEKIKQIKE; this is encoded by the coding sequence ATGGCCAATATGATACTCCCCAACATAGATGCTTATTTTTATTCTTTATTAGGTGGAGTTTTGCCGGCAATATTTTGGCTTTGGTTTTGGTTGAGACAAGATAAATTAAATCCTGAACCAAAAAGACTTCTCGCTTTCGTTTTTATAGTTGGGATGCTGAGTGTTGCGTTTGTCATTCCCCTTCAACAATATGTTCAATCTTTTCTCGAAGAAGGTGTGCAGACCTTATCGGCTTGGGCATTCATAGAAGAGGTAATAAAATTTTTAGCATTTTTCATAATTGTTTGGTCAAGTCGTTTTCTTGATGAGCCAATAGACTGCGCGATGTATCTCATTACTGCTGCGTTGGGTTTCGCTGCTGCTGAAAATGCATTATTTTTAATTGACCCGATAGAAAATGGAAACTTGGCGGAAGGATTCATAACTGGAAATCTTAGGTTCCTTGGGGCAGCTGTACTACACGCAGAAGGTAGTGCTCTTATTGGGATAGCGCTTGGGCTTGCTTTTTATGCAAGAAGTTATATTCGCACCATTGCGCTTATTTTAGGTCTATTTGCTGCAACTGCATTGCATACTTTGTTTAATTTTTTTATAATGAATGACGAACACAATAATGTACTTGGAGTATTTGCATTTTTTTGGATTGTCGCAGTCTTAATCCTTCTTGTCTTTGAAAAAATAAAACAAATAAAAGAGTAA